CACACTACTTTAAAGCTACTTTCTATGGTGAGCTCACCCCAAGTAGGGAAGAGTCTACCTCAAGGCCTGCTGGGATCCCATTACCCAGTTGGTAAGACATTGAAAATGATCCAGAAATAAACATGAGGTCTTTCCTTGatcaatataaaaagaaaagagaatgtGGGGAAACCTCCAGTGGTGTCTCATAGCCATGATGTGTGCAAATCCAGTTGTTGGATGGTCATTTGGGGTATCGTTTATGATGGTATGCAAGGCCTAGTTGTCTCAAGCAGAAAGGTCCTCGACTGAATGAAGCAAGCACTACACCAACATGTTGTTATACTCAAGAAACAAAAGCCCAGTGGTAGATAAAAATTTGCCTAGCAGTCTGGCAGAACTATCTGAAGAACCTCCAGCGATAACCAACTTTTCACCTGATGTGGAACTAGAAACTATTAATCTTAGTGATGATCCTAGTATCCAGCGGCCAACTTTAGTTAATGCAACTTTTCCACCATTGGAAAAAGCTCCGCTTGTTACATTATTGAAGGATTACATTGATGTCTTTGCTTAGGAGTACCATGAGATGCTTGGTTTGGATCCTAACCTAGTAGCACATGCCCTTAACATAGAACCAGGGGCAAAGCTAGTAGTACAGCCCATGCGGACCTTCCATCCTGATTTTGAAACTCAAATTATTCAAGAAGTTCAGAAACTACTCATAGCTGGGTTCATCAAGCCTATCATGCACCCAAAGTGGCTTTCAAACATTATACCATTCAAGAAAAAGAACGGACAAATATGATGTTGTGTTGACTTCTGAAATCTTAATAAAGCATGTCCCAAAGATGAGTTTCCACTATGAAATATGGATATGCTCATTGATTCAGCTACTGGGCATGTTATGTTTTCATTCATGGATGGCTTTAGTGGTTATAATTAAATTGGAATGTCATTCATAGATGCAGCCAAAACAACCTTCCGAACTCCTATTGGAAACTTTTACTACACCGTTATGCCCTTCGGTCTCAAAAATGCCGAAGCCACATATCAAAGGGCTATGACGGCACTCTTTCATGACATGATGCATAAAGAAATCGAGGACTATGTGCATGACATTGTTGTGAAGTCAAAGACAAGAGGAGATCATCTAGCTATCTTACGAAAAGTCTTTGAAAGGTGTCAACTCTACGAGCTTCGCATGAATCTACTCAAATGTGCCTTTAGAGTTATGGCtgggaaatttttgggtttcttgTCCACCAAAGAGGCATAGATGTTGATCCTAGCAAAGTGCAAGCCATTGCTACTATGAAGCCACCTACTGTACTCACACAGCTTAAAAGTTTCCTCGATCAAATCTCATACATTCGGTCGTTTATTCAAGGTCTTGCTGCTCTCACAGCTGTCTTTACACCACTACTAGAAAAAGAAGACCCTTCCATTAGGATTCCAAATGCCAGCAAACATTCCTCGAACTGTAGCAACTTATGACCAGACTGCCAACCGTATGTGCACGCATACCAGGGAAACCACTCAAGCTATATTTGGCTACCAATGATGAGGCAATTAGGGCACTTATAGCGCAAGATAATTAAGAAGGGATCAAGCGACCAGTTTATTATATTAGTAGAAATTTAAAAGATGCTGAAACCCGCTACCCAAGGGTTGAAAGGACTTGTCTTGCTCTAATATATGTTGCCTAGTGGCTGCGTCTTTATCTGCTAGCTTACACGGTACAACTCTTAACAAAATCTCATCCAATCTACTCACTCTTGAGGCGATTGGTTCTTTTTGGAAGGCTAGCATAATGACTCTTGCAATTATCTGAGTTTAAGATCATAGCAATCACCCTAACAGTTGTAAGGGGTCAAGCCATCACTGATTTGTTGTCAAAAATTCCTGCTGAGGACAGTTGGGACATTACTAATGATGTACCTAGCGGGCTGCCAGAAATTGCACTGATGGAAACAACTAGAGGTATTCGGACTTTACGATTTGATGGATCCTCTACCACCTCTGAAGGAGGGGTTGGAGTAGTCCTATCCAAAAGTACTAGTGAGATAGTGGCTATGTCATTCAAGCTTGATTTTCCATGCATCAACAATATGGCTGAATATGAAGCATATCTTACGGGGCCTAGCGATGGCTTGTTAAATGGGTATCAAACACCTTCAAGTAATTAGAGATTCAAATCTGGTTGTTTGCCAAGCTAGAGGAGATTTTGCACTCAAGGAACCATCTTTAGCTCCATATTGAGCTATGGCTCAAAGGTTGGAGGACTCTTTTGAAGAATTCAATATTGAACACTCCCTGAGGTCTGACAATCGCTTTGTCGATACTCTAGCCACATTGGGATCAAAAATCAGATTGGAAGGTGCAACTACAGACATCACTATTGTGAAAAGGCCTATTCTAGTTGTACAAATGCCAAAAGAAGAGTCTTTGATCAACCGTTGGAACAGACAGATTGGCGGTTTCACCTTAAAGAAGCATTATTATCACTGGATGAGAAGGATCATTTGAAGGTGCTCAAAGATTATGCTCTAATGGCAGTCAGTTGTACAAAAAACTTCCTGGAGGAGTTCTAGCTAAACGCTTGAGCCCTGGTGAATTCACTAAGCGATTGAAAGAAGTTCATGAAAAATCCTGTGGTGCCGGCGGTTCTGTCAGTCTCTACAGACGCCTCCAACAGTTAGGGTATTACTGGTGAGAAATGAGCAAACAAGCTACCACTGTCCAAAAACAATGCACCAACTACCAATGTGCTTTTTATTAGATGGAGTCATGTGCGGCCTTTACCACCAGTGATTGGCATATACCCTTCCTTGAGTATCTCATAGAAGGCATCTTGCTTGACAATCATGAGGAGGCTGACCGCTTGAAAAAATTGGATACTCGCTATTTTGTGGAAAGAGGTATTCTTTTCCGAAAAGGGTTCAATGGGGAGCCTTTGATATGCCTAGGGACCCCCGAATCACAATTAGTTATGCAAGAGGTACATGCAGGAGAGCGTGGTGACCATCCAGGCAAAAAATGACTTCTCTAGCAGCTACTTAACCTGGGGTATTTCTTGCCTACCATGAAACAAGATGCAGTTGAATGTGTGAAGACTTGCCATACTTGCCAAGTCCATGGGAATCTCATACATACTCACCCCACCAACCTCCAAAACATGATGACTCCTTGGCCATTCCATACTTGGGGGCTTGATCTAATAGGCCCAATCAATCTAGCATCCAAGGGTCATATTTGGATACTAGTGGCTACCGAgtacttcacaaagtgggttGAAGCCATTCCCCTAAAGAAGGCTATAAGCCCAGCTATTGCAAACTTTATTTGAGAGCATATAATCTGCAGATTTGGCATCCCTCACAAGATTCTTACTAATAATGGCACTCCTTTTGTCAACTAGGATATCTGAAAGTTACTTAACCATTGCCATATCAAGCACTGCAAGTCCACTCCTTATTATCTACAAGGCAATGGTCAAGCAGAAGCTACCAACCAAGTGCTATTAAGAATTCTCAGCAAGATGGTGCATGAATATGAGAGTGGTTGGATAGAACACTTGTTGGAAACCTTATGGGCATACCGAAGCTTAAGCAACAGCCACTGGACTATCACCATGCTCTCTTGTATATGGTACCGAGGCTATATCTCCAATTGAGTTATTAGTTCCCACCCTAAGGGTTGTTCATGGACAAGAAATGGACATGGATGCTTCCACTTGTTCAGAAATTAGAACTGTGCACCTTGAAACCTTGGAGGAAACAAGAAATCTTGCCTATAATTGTACCCAACGATATTAGCAATAAATGACCAATGCTTACAACAAGGCCATGAAATCCAGGATTTTTGTTAAGGGACAAATGGTTCTAAAGGTAGCAGATCATATAAGGAGGAATCTCTCAGCACCCTCCAAGTTTGCCCAAGTTGGGAGAGGCCCCATCTCATAAGGGAAGCCAATGACAATGGTTATTATAGTCTAGCTACGGTAGAAGGTGAAAGTCTCAATGAACCTATCAATGGCAAATGGCTTAAGTTGTACAATACTTAACTCAAACTTTCAAGTATGTACTAAGTAGCTTTCCTTGCATAAACCACTACTATGTGAATAAGAATTAAGCATTGCCTTTTGCCTCAAACATGAATCTCTTATATTTGCCAGCACTCTAATATTACCTTCCATACATAAACATGCATATTCAAAACTATGAATAAAGTCACAGCCTTAACAACTGGGTATTTTGAACTTAAAATGGTCATAGGCACAatgaatattttcaaaactatgtATATGATTTCCATGACTATATTTTGGCCTGAATATACCATCCTTTGATAAATAAAgcatttttcacaaaataagTTCATATACTTGTGCATAAACAAAACACAGCTTACACGGATGGAGAAATATTAAGCTACTACATAAAGTTGATATGGTTGGTACACCTTTGCACAAAACACAGCCTACATAGCTAAATAAACCCAAAATACATAACATATTTCATTACATCATAATTTAAAGACAAATTGTCCAAAATACCAAGCTACTAATAAAAAAGCTAGTCAAATAAGCCATCGCCAAAGGTTTCCGCTGAGGAAGAAGCACCTCCAACTAACGAGGACCGCATCATTTATCCCTCTGACTTAACAAAAGCGAAAGCTCAACTTTCTTTGCTGCAATTTCTTTCTCAAGATCAGCTATCTTCACTGTAAGCTCATCATCTCTAGCAATACAAGCCTCGCAGCAGACCGAATCTTATCAAGGATTAATTGGACTCCAAACTTCATGAACAACAAATCCTTGAGAGCATTCTTCCACTCAAGTTTGAACTCTCAAGCTTTGTACGCTGCATATCCAGCAGTATTGCAACAAGCAATTGAAGTCCAGATTTGTTCAATGAAGCACCTAGCTTGCATCCAGTCATGAAGTGCGGATGTTTCCTTACAATTGCTTCCAACAGTGGCTGACCTTCTGCAGGAATTTCAAATTGCTGGAACATTATAGTATTACTTGAAAAGGGATGGACGTCAGCTGCCACTTTCTCATTCTCCTCATCTTTTGCAAATTTCTCCAAGAATTCTTCAAGGCTCATTCCCTTGGTAGCAGCACCAAGAGATTCAATCCGCAGCTCTGCAAAAAGGAACATGATTATATCTCTAGTAGTAACAGAAAGCATTTATGCAGCCAAGCATTATTGAACAAGAAACTTGCTTTACTAAGTATAAATGACTCAAAGTTATCGTACTTGGAGGTTCTTTGCTATGGTGTACATCATGAACAGTCGAAGAAACAACATGTCTTTGGATGGGCACACTAGCAACAACTTCTCCAGCAGTAATAGTGACATCAGGGTCCTTGCCAGCATGTTCTTTGTTGGACACCCAGCAGTAACTTCTCCAGTAGTGACAGCAACAATAGGACCTCTGCCAGCCATGTCTATGTCTTCATCAGTTGGACCTAGAGAACAAAGGATGCCAAGAGAGGAAACGCGAGAAGAAACCGAAGCGAGGAATAGTAGTTTACCAAAGTCAGTAGCTGTATCCTCAAAATCATATTCCTCCGATTGTGTCTCTTCATTATCACCGGACTGTTGCAGCCATAAAAACATATGATTAGCACCAAAAATGAAgacaaagaaggaaagaaaaaaagatagaaaggaTGTAAGAAGATAAGGGCTCTATGAGAATACCTTTTCTGAAGATTCAAGAACCTTTACTCTGCTGGCACTAGTCTTTCTTCTGTATTGCTTCAACGGCGAGTGTGTACTAGCAGATGTAGCAGTTAGGACATTGGACTTAGTGGCTGGAGCTGCACCAGAACCGAATTGCACAACAGCTAGGGGCTTAGGATTGCCAGCCTTGAGCTTCTCAGCACTTGCTCTTTTCCGTCTTACTTTTTTGGGCACATCTTTAGAAGAGGGTGATTTGCCATGAGATCTCTTGGGTGCCCCAGTGGCTGGATTATACTCGGGGGCTCTCACTATGACATTTTTCTCACTCCATTCTATGGGAACATCTCCCCTATGAACAACCCAACCATTAAGATCAGCCTGCCACTTAGCAAATCCCAAATTCTGTCTAGTAGCCCATGCCaaatgttaaggacatattttatgtagttggctaatcctttgacaaaatgcactttacttgtatttgggtagatctaggatgtgtttaatacttcaaagaacacgTTGTTcagtctagtattaaagtcatgaagattggaccaagaaacaagtgaagaaaatgtgtttattaAAACTGGACAGATAGCTAGACACCTGCGAACAGctgctcaacagatagctatctatcaaggttgaatgaggctcgacaccttatatctatcgaggtatctatcgaggttgcgaaaattagaattttcagatctaatttttgggccaggcttttgtatttgtgtagggtttcttttctcacaaccctagacatatatataaggcttattttagaggccgtcacataagagaatacaatgagaacatatgaaaaagatgAACGAAGCCTTATTCTTTCtagaaagaagctactgtgtctttacgccttagggttttgtaaccaagtgctccTTGATCTTAATTGTTAATGGAGTGAAGAACTTtgagccaacattcttctttctcaagttggtgagtgagtcatgtactgggattcgtgcaaaggagttagtcacgtactaggattcgtgcatcaaagggtggcattcatatattgaagagttcagagattCTGAAActgtagaaggtttctactgtgaattcatctacggggattgtagagtctagggacaaaagttttgtactaaattcaaaacttctctttactatagtgaattgcttttcgggaaggtttccccccagattttttactgtgaaactggttggtttcattggttttcctgggtcatcatatcttgtcttatttaattttttccctgcacttagttttgacatgatattgatgtttatttgttttaacaagttttatgcataataaatctaattaacaacttgagtttaaaacttattaattctatcaaccggggtctaaatttcccaacaccgAAGCTGCTTTTGTAATTGGAATGAGACGTGTATTGGTAGAAAGCTTTACTCTGCCGACACTAGTCTTTCTTCTGTATTGCTTCAACGGCGAGCTTGTACTAGCAGATGCAGCAGCTGGGACACTGGACTTAGTGGCTAGAGCTGCACCAGAACCAAATTGCATAATAGTTGGGGGCTTGGGACCACCAGCCTTGAGCTTCTCAGCACTTGCTCTTTTCCGTCTCACTTTTTTGGGCACGTCTTCAAAAGAGGGTGATTTGCCATGAGATCTCTTGGGTGCACCAGTGGCTGGATTAGACTCGGGGGCTCTCACTATGACATTTTTCTCACTCCATTCTATGGGAACATCTCCCCCATGAACCACCCAGCCATTAAGATCAGCCCGCCACTCAGCAAATCCCAAATTCTGTCTAGTAGCCCATGCCAAAGGTGCTCTTGTATTTGGAATGAGCCGAGTATTGGTAGAAAGCTCTCTCAAAGGAGGACTTATCACTACTTGCTCAACCTCTTGGCTACTTACATAATCAACAAAGGTGCTCAACACCTTCCTCCAATACAACTTCATGTTTGAAGTAGCATATCCCTCACGGCGCCTACTCGAAACCAAGACTCTCTCTACCTTGCTAGCCCAATATTCCATTATTGTACCATGAAGCAACGACTTTATTGCATCACTCAAAGGACATCCTATGGCATTAATGTCTAGGACATCTTGATCAAACCCGAATTGCCTCAAAACCCTATGGGGATTATATTGCGTCAAATTAAACCCGGCACCACTTGGGTATGGGATGTATGAAGGGGATGTAATAAGCAAGAAATTAGGAATCTTCTCATGGTTAGCCAATCCAAACTCTTGAGATCTGGGCCTAGCATTTGGAAAAGGGTTCGGACAGCAAAACCCAGCAACAACATAAGAATAAGGCTTCCAAGCAAAGTGAGCCCCATCATCCAACAATGTGATTGAAGGAAGATTCCAAACCTTCAACCCCATCCACTTCATAAGCAAAGGAAGACCATTTTCAAAGCCAAGAAATTGAAGCTCACCATTAGGACCAGCAGCTCTGACCACCTAATTGGCCACCTTCACatctgttgggaaatttagacctcggttgatagaattaataagttttaaacccaagttattaattagatttattatgaatcaaacttgttaaaacaaacaaacatcaatatcatataaaaactaagtgcagcggaaaaataaataagacaagatatgataacctaagaaaaccaatgaaaccaaccagtttcatagtaaaaaacctggggggaaactttcccgaaaagcaattcactatagtaaagagaagtttcagatctagtacaaaacctttgttcctagactctacaatccccgtagatgaactcacagcagaaaccttccactgctttagaacctctgaactcttcaatatatgaacgccaccatttgatgcacggatcctagtatgtgactaattcatttgcacaaatcttagtacgtgactcaatcaccaacttgagaaagaataatattggctgcaaagttcttcacttcatcaataatgaagatcaagaagcacttggttataaaaccctaaggcgcaaagatgcagtagcttcctttagagagaataaggctttggtcacctttttcatatgttctccttgtattcttttatgtgacggcctctaaaataagccttatatatgtctaaggttgtgagaaaagaaatcatacacaaatacaaaagcctggcctaaaaatcatatttgaaaattctgatttccgtaacctcgatagatacctcaatAGATATtaggtgtcgagcctcattaaacctcgatagatacctcgaataataaatctcacgacttctatttgcatgaattcttaatcctgagagaataatgaacctgatcatgaagtgtaggttgctttgatatatcaggagtgagatctaaagttacggtcaaaacctcagtatgttgggcagccacatttagtgttgatggaacatatattctcaagatggaattcatagtctcttgatggagatataaaatattcccttgagataagtttaatgggttcagttattcagagagttaggcctaaccactttagtaagaaattgctaaagtatatatttatgaaattggatttcataaatgtataatgaataactttaaagaattaaactgggtactcaaggataagatgtagtaatttacaaagtggcagtctacgttcatgactttgtattactacgaatattttatgaagaggttacgtgtataataaagtctcaggatataatttattaataaggcctagagtgcaattatatttatataatggtattaaatataattaatggtaactttggacttgtcaagagtagatggaaaagcccaaggcccattggaactagtgtcttattgtttccttttggtcccactccaagccacacactaaagcccaattggaaaggcccaataggccagcccaattagataatcagttagttataaagggagaaacatacagaatttttattagagaaaagtgaaaaagaaaataagaaacggtgtgtgagagagtgtgagacacactttcattctccctttgaaaactgattaagagaccacacatcttgggcgtaaagtagaattggagtgaagattaaaagtgttcccaagtgcttctaatctttgttttgaatttctccacaccaaggtacgctatcttgttcttaaattctgagatttacatagtgcacgttatcaaccatgaatgaaatagatccttgtttgttgcttccgctatgtgttttgtataagatacaaaaccagattttttccttcaattggtatcagagccaggttttcatatcatgattgtatagcgtgtgattgaattttagaatttaagaaaaccgttatctttgtgttttcctgcataaagatattgttccataaattttgtgtgcattgatatatatgtgatatattgttctGCATGTGCACGATTGGTCATTGATTCTATAACCATTAGTGGAAGAATATGATTGAATGTTAATGCTTTATAGCCATTGAAATATGTACGGGCACATTCAAAATGATAACCACATATTACATTCTATACATGTTCCATACGGATGGGGTAGGTAGTTATTGAATGGAAGTTATGCCAATCAAATAACTTTGTTTTGTCTTGCACCGTTTGGCTTGGACGTAGTTTCATGGAATTGGTGCATGGCTTGCATGgaataaaaattttgcatgGTATAACTTTCAAGTCTTGGTTTATATGGCTTGCATGGTTTGAATGTGGGTTGACTATTCAAAGTTTTCTTTGTCTTGCATATTTTATGGCCATGGGAAAGATCCAtccatgtgtatatatatatatgtatatatattgcaagtgggaCCCAATAGATATTATTGTAAACATGGAATCCTAGACTtcatgaatttcatcttgaattTGCACACCAAGCATTCAACCGTGggccataatataatatatatatatatatatatatatatatatatatatatatatgtcaagtacatatataggtatattatattatatatatataatgtaataattatatattacatatattaatttgtatattatattatatatataatataatatgaatttttatatgtaataagggtttttattacgttatatatatatttatatgtgttaatagtagtttaatgaaatttattcctaattagattaggattattttttcaacgtgtctagcattattatggttcttgaccttaaaaacctttaatttaaaatatttagtgggagagagatacaagggttggatctcacggcctccattgttggttcatagtagtgtgaaatagatactttgtctttgcctcgagcttagcattccatgcggagagtatttatttcatggtcctacaagattgaatttcatggtttatagtggtttgataaacaccttgtcttagcttcaagctttgcattccatgcggagggtgttttatcatggtactacaaaataagcctgttaaagggatgaaatgtggttacacatgattctagacaatggtttacactagactaagtattatagtatcctctatgctgagttcttactattattacttagaggctaaatataaaacggcataatattagtgtttgataagagttatcatgatagcactaataatgagaatagttcttaatcaatcatagtattttatgttcactctatgctgagggatattgaatatgagattgggttatcgttgcatatattattttatggtttttgttaaggttccatattatatgcttttatgctaaattgataatgtccaatttacttattatattcatgtttattattttcagattttgtcatggcatcatttagcccacttgtttctattcttaaccaaaacaaactgactggatccaactatgttgactggaaaagaaatttggacattgttcttactgctgaagagcacaagtatgtgcttactcaaccatgtcctaaatttccttcattagatgctcctcttgaggaaaaacagcgatatgatcgttggcagaaatctaatgagatggtcaagtgctacatcctagcatctatctcaaatgttctacagcatcaaatgcaggatgtagaacttgcttcggacataatgcgtagtctgaaggagatgtttggtaagcaaggccgttctgcaaggcaagaaaccatgaggcaaatttataataccaaaatggctgcaggaagttcagtaagagagcattgtcttagaatgattgctaatctgaacacattagaagttttaggtgccgacattgatggagaatcccaagtggatatgatactctagtcactaccagaataattcaagaaattcagactcaattataatatgaacaaaaagatttattctttgtctgaattaatgaatgagttagtggcagcggaaggcatccttggtacttcaagtgttgaagccaatgtgagtgaagcttctacttctcaacctaagtcgaaaggcaagggtaagaagaagaagaagaaggacttcattaagaaagatggtaaacaaattgccttggggttgccaacaaaggaaagaaaaccaaaggaaagtgtttccattgtggtgagaaaggacactggaagaggaattgtccaacatacaaggctgccaagaataagggtatgaaaagttcatttcttcttgaaatatgtttggtacagaatccaacagattcctggtgtgtggattcaggttgtactaatcatatttgcaattctttgcaggggttccaagagacTAGAAAGTTGAAtaagggagaactatttcttactttggctgatgggagcaagattccggttgaagctgttggagtgtttaatttgtgttttaagtctagagttttaatattggaagactgtttgtatgtacttaatgttcgtaggaatttaatttctgcaacttacttgggtaaacatggatattgtgttatcctgaaagacaatgttttaataaagaaggataaagtgtttatctgttctggcaatattgtggatggtctttatattttaacttctgataagcatgaattatacaattctgaattaaatagtaactctcatgtgaaatcattaaagagaaagtttccttctactagtgatgcatatctatggcacttgcgtttaggtcatattaattcaagtaggattcaaagactaatcaaagatggacttttacagcccatggactttgatggttttccagtttgcgaatcttgtttggaaggtaagatgaccaaacgaccttttaatgcaaaaggtagaagagcgcaagatttgctagaactagtacattcagatgtatgtggtcctatgtcaattcaagcaagaggtggctatgagtatttcattacttttactgatgattactctagatttggttatgtgtacctaatgaaacagaagtccgaagcctttgaaaagttcaaaaagtttagggctgaagttgagaatcaattgggtaaacacataaaggtcattcgatctgatcgaggtggcgaatacattcttggtgatttcaaggattacttgactgaaaatgggattatatcccagttgactgcacctggaactccacaacaaaatggtgtagtagaaagaaggaataggactcttttagatatggttaggtccatgttgagttattcgactctaccaatttctttttggggatatgccttaaatactgcaatgtatcttctgaatttagtaccttcgaagtctattcctaaaacacctgtagagttgtggaatagGCGTAAGcgtagtatgagacatctccacatttggggttgtccagcacatgtgttgaaagaaaAGTCTGACAAGTCACAGTTTAAAACAGAAGTgatattttttgtagggtatccaaaaggaacagttggaggtttattctatagtcataaggataataaagtgtttattagcacaaatgccaaattcttgaaaaatgactatatgaataattttactcctagaagtagagttgtcttggctgaaatgaatgaacctgtagttgaataaccaatggatgaaactagggatgatgtgactgtattagatacgcCACTAGATACTattcatgagatgtctagtacacaggtgcctcgtcgtagtgggag
This genomic stretch from Castanea sativa cultivar Marrone di Chiusa Pesio chromosome 1, ASM4071231v1 harbors:
- the LOC142635230 gene encoding uncharacterized protein LOC142635230; protein product: MAQRLEDSFEEFNIEHSLRSDNRFVDTLATLGSKIRLEGATTDITIVKRPILVVQMPKEDQLYKKLPGGVLAKRLSPGEFTKRLKEVHEKSCGAGGSMESCAAFTTSDWHIPFLEYLIEGILLDNHEEADRLKKLDTRYFVERGILFRKGFNGEPLICLGTPESQLVMQEVHAGERGDHPGKK